The following proteins are encoded in a genomic region of Rhizobium sp. NLR16a:
- a CDS encoding TetR family transcriptional regulator: protein MNDDLTGVRRDPERTREAILQAAMGEIVAHGLGGARIDKIAERSGSNKRMIYHYFGDKEGLYVEVLDHALDKMRLAEGALRLDDCSPVEGVKVIVHFVWRYFLQNPEIISLLETENLQRARYLRASANGHLVNHQLIEKLSKLIERGRSEARFPADVSSLYVFLTIFSLCFFYLSNRYTLSTIFDKDLEDAGTLAHWEDHIVHVVLQSLC, encoded by the coding sequence GTGAATGATGATTTAACCGGCGTGCGGAGAGACCCGGAACGGACAAGGGAGGCCATCCTGCAGGCCGCCATGGGAGAGATTGTCGCTCACGGCCTTGGAGGCGCGCGGATTGACAAGATTGCCGAACGCTCGGGTTCGAACAAGCGAATGATCTATCATTATTTTGGCGACAAGGAAGGCTTGTACGTCGAGGTACTGGATCACGCTCTCGACAAGATGCGATTAGCGGAAGGAGCTCTTCGGTTGGACGATTGTTCTCCCGTTGAGGGCGTCAAGGTCATCGTTCATTTCGTCTGGCGTTACTTCCTCCAAAACCCGGAGATTATTAGTCTACTCGAAACAGAAAACCTGCAAAGGGCAAGGTACCTTCGTGCATCGGCGAACGGGCACCTGGTAAATCATCAGCTTATCGAGAAGCTGAGCAAATTAATCGAGCGTGGCAGGAGCGAGGCTCGGTTTCCCGCTGATGTCAGTTCGCTATATGTCTTTCTGACAATTTTCTCGCTGTGTTTCTTCTATCTATCCAATCGATACACGCTCTCGACGATCTTCGACAAAGACCTCGAGGACGCTGGCACGCTCGCGCATTGGGAGGACCATATTGTGCATGTCGTACTCCAATCGCTTTGCTGA
- a CDS encoding TIM-barrel domain-containing protein, with amino-acid sequence MSDRKLPASWKPYNTYDYVPADEWTVGDDVVLYSVFWDGAPRSTGGFDQDWTIHIDAQAKSDSESEDAHAITIVLQVTSCQKNAFRIRFAPYANSLSAFPEKVYGPIVSSRLRQIRQHETTLGYSPVLSWNSNGASILLRSVSIEFIRAESGLLSIQLRRLSDGGIIDVSSGPLMHAGKDTGTVANMVRRATEATHYFGLGGILDYNLTSNADPDEGASGYSHSGRSGLDRNGQEITCYNYDNLWYNQPEVFPNSVSYKDTFKANYYVPQYLNAPFYIERSVINEKPAFLGAFLDNTGQTFFSLKGVARDSQTVIAGAQHGEFDCHYMFGETASNILDTYTYLMGRGTLSPDAPAGLLNRRAVMPPKYIFGYYQAKYGCLGLLRPQGDTDQIHVYVEDIVEGYRGFGVPIEGLGIDIDVQEDKKVFSIKSSFWSGGAVGIGKSVFDWAADYGLQCQTNITPFIRADKIAYDPNDLAKTQYETAKGLIENSYYVRNEGEGNITKFRGPRSEAAYPGLTYTPLAGVRYPDQNVLVLDYGVNAQTGERDTIGAVVTDYGRTEAARFWGKQYANLLRNGLGFVWQDMAVPDPMPHVEDGKNFADTSSPRNQFGWSLTGESPTDDHRRSNMFNWRSYHGQLLLTDPRFGDGRKTPFVELRNLHAYMVARSTYEFGLEAHADLLKDFKRSYVICRSGYPGLQHYSGHWTGDNASTWHHLQVCIPQILNLGMSGFPIVGADLGGFAPGEDPTNPANTFYGEQKNRSHNPAVYDRLVLGPEDIDIGAISEPELITRWTQAAALQPWVRNHYDAMKQYQEVYNYTDPATADGSKNFGQIMAEFVCFRVRWHHLLYDAMYENTQTGAPINRAMCLWDGDAGIFTEENRDILGTQFFLAKSVLVAPILTKSAAGQAGSYLAETEVYFPRTGEGRSTKWFQYDVVRDLIDGTNPITGGQRLSMAAEIDSLPIFVREGAIIPERHHVSNLDVPFKNIQALDKYDQPLVLSLYPPVPGEDNDEQYSYDLYWDDGGVSRDAELKGRFSVIEVKQSGQWDANSSLERTILLTPKRYEYALPQFLYLRLRSHDLRERVAVVSGRSVKDVLSSRDELFEYAGEGMLIEQQTKSVWFKVSTSDLNGEKNVTIKINE; translated from the coding sequence ATGTCTGACAGAAAGCTACCGGCTTCTTGGAAGCCGTACAATACCTATGATTATGTTCCCGCGGACGAATGGACCGTCGGCGACGATGTCGTTCTCTATTCCGTTTTTTGGGACGGAGCACCCAGATCGACAGGGGGATTCGACCAAGATTGGACAATTCACATTGACGCCCAGGCAAAGAGCGATTCCGAAAGCGAAGACGCACATGCGATCACGATAGTCTTGCAGGTTACGTCATGTCAGAAAAACGCCTTTAGGATTCGGTTTGCACCATATGCGAACTCACTTTCAGCCTTTCCCGAGAAGGTCTATGGCCCTATTGTTTCATCCAGGCTGAGACAAATCAGGCAGCATGAAACAACGCTGGGGTACTCCCCTGTTCTGAGCTGGAATAGCAATGGTGCCTCTATCTTGCTTCGCTCAGTCAGCATCGAATTCATCCGAGCTGAGAGTGGTCTCCTGTCGATTCAGCTCCGGAGGCTGAGTGACGGAGGTATTATCGACGTGTCCTCCGGCCCGCTAATGCATGCGGGAAAAGACACTGGTACCGTTGCCAATATGGTGCGTAGAGCAACGGAAGCCACCCACTACTTCGGCCTTGGCGGAATACTCGACTACAATCTCACGTCGAATGCCGATCCGGACGAAGGAGCAAGCGGTTATTCCCATAGTGGACGCTCCGGTCTGGATCGCAACGGGCAGGAAATTACTTGCTACAATTACGATAACCTCTGGTACAATCAACCGGAGGTCTTCCCCAACAGCGTGTCGTACAAGGATACGTTCAAGGCGAACTATTACGTCCCACAATACCTGAACGCGCCCTTTTACATCGAGCGATCCGTCATCAATGAAAAGCCAGCTTTTCTCGGCGCCTTTCTTGATAATACCGGCCAAACATTTTTTTCGCTCAAAGGTGTGGCTCGCGACTCGCAGACTGTTATCGCCGGCGCGCAGCATGGCGAATTTGACTGCCATTACATGTTCGGCGAAACCGCAAGCAATATCTTGGACACATATACCTATCTGATGGGACGAGGGACTCTTTCTCCTGATGCGCCCGCCGGGCTCCTGAATCGACGCGCAGTCATGCCGCCTAAGTATATCTTCGGCTATTATCAGGCCAAATACGGTTGCCTTGGCCTGCTTCGTCCGCAAGGCGATACCGATCAGATACATGTCTATGTTGAGGATATCGTTGAGGGATATCGCGGTTTCGGTGTGCCGATTGAGGGTCTCGGTATCGATATAGACGTCCAGGAAGACAAAAAGGTGTTCTCGATTAAGAGCAGCTTCTGGTCCGGGGGCGCTGTCGGAATCGGCAAATCGGTATTTGACTGGGCGGCAGATTACGGTCTGCAATGCCAGACAAACATCACTCCATTCATTCGCGCTGACAAGATTGCGTACGATCCAAACGATCTTGCAAAGACCCAGTATGAGACCGCCAAGGGTTTGATCGAAAACTCTTACTACGTACGAAATGAGGGCGAAGGCAACATCACAAAATTCCGCGGTCCGCGAAGCGAAGCAGCCTATCCAGGTCTCACCTACACCCCGCTGGCGGGCGTCCGCTACCCCGATCAGAACGTTTTGGTGCTGGATTATGGCGTAAACGCCCAGACCGGAGAACGGGATACCATCGGCGCGGTGGTGACTGACTACGGCAGAACCGAAGCTGCGCGTTTTTGGGGAAAACAATATGCCAACCTCCTGCGAAACGGGCTAGGCTTCGTCTGGCAGGACATGGCAGTCCCCGACCCTATGCCACATGTGGAGGATGGCAAGAATTTTGCTGACACATCTTCTCCTCGCAATCAGTTCGGCTGGTCGCTTACTGGCGAGTCTCCTACGGATGATCACCGTCGATCCAATATGTTCAATTGGCGCAGTTATCACGGACAGTTGCTGTTGACTGATCCACGCTTCGGCGATGGCCGTAAAACTCCGTTCGTGGAGCTGCGGAATTTGCATGCATATATGGTGGCGCGCTCCACATACGAATTTGGTCTCGAGGCTCACGCGGATTTGCTGAAGGACTTCAAGCGCAGCTACGTGATTTGCCGAAGCGGTTACCCCGGCCTGCAACATTATTCCGGACATTGGACCGGTGACAACGCATCCACTTGGCATCACTTGCAGGTGTGTATACCGCAGATTCTCAATCTCGGGATGTCCGGCTTTCCTATCGTAGGGGCAGATCTGGGAGGCTTCGCGCCGGGTGAAGATCCGACAAACCCAGCTAATACATTTTATGGTGAGCAAAAAAATCGCAGCCACAATCCTGCAGTCTACGATCGCCTCGTGCTTGGTCCGGAAGATATCGACATCGGCGCCATCAGCGAACCTGAACTAATCACGCGCTGGACACAGGCTGCCGCACTACAGCCATGGGTCCGCAATCACTATGACGCCATGAAACAATATCAGGAAGTCTACAACTACACTGACCCTGCGACGGCCGATGGATCGAAGAACTTCGGTCAGATCATGGCGGAATTCGTGTGCTTCAGAGTCCGCTGGCATCATCTGCTGTACGATGCAATGTATGAAAACACGCAAACGGGCGCGCCGATTAACAGGGCCATGTGCCTTTGGGACGGTGACGCGGGAATCTTCACTGAAGAAAATCGGGATATTCTGGGAACGCAATTCTTCCTTGCCAAATCGGTCCTTGTCGCACCAATTTTAACGAAGAGCGCCGCTGGCCAAGCCGGATCGTATTTGGCTGAAACCGAGGTCTACTTTCCTCGCACCGGCGAGGGGCGGTCTACGAAGTGGTTCCAGTACGACGTCGTACGTGATTTGATCGATGGCACGAATCCAATTACCGGCGGGCAGCGTCTTTCGATGGCCGCGGAGATCGATTCTCTTCCGATATTCGTGAGGGAAGGAGCGATTATCCCAGAGCGTCATCATGTTTCAAACCTGGATGTTCCTTTCAAGAATATCCAGGCTCTAGACAAATACGATCAGCCTCTCGTGCTGTCGCTTTATCCCCCCGTGCCTGGGGAAGACAACGATGAGCAGTACTCGTACGACCTCTATTGGGATGACGGCGGCGTAAGTCGTGACGCGGAGTTAAAGGGCAGATTCTCGGTCATCGAAGTCAAGCAATCAGGACAATGGGATGCGAATAGCTCACTTGAGAGAACAATACTTCTCACGCCAAAACGATACGAATATGCGCTACCGCAATTCCTATATCTTCGACTGCGGTCGCATGACCTCCGTGAGCGGGTAGCAGTTGTATCCGGTCGGTCAGTGAAGGACGTGCTGTCATCGCGAGATGAGCTTTTCGAATATGCTGGAGAGGGGATGCTCATTGAGCAACAGACAAAGAGTGTTTGGTTCAAAGTGAGCACCTCTGATTTGAACGGGGAAAAAAATGTCACCATCAAAATTAACGAATGA